The following nucleotide sequence is from Solidesulfovibrio carbinolicus.
AACTCGGTTACGCGCTTGGCGATGTAGGTCCAGGACCCGAGCACGCACAAGGGCAGCATGAGCGCCGTCAAGAGGATCATATAGAGACTTAAGCCGTCCACGCCCAGGTGGTAGGTCATGCCCAGGGCCGGCAGCCAATCGGCCTTTTCCACGAACTGGAAGGCCGCTCCGTCAGGGACATAACCTAACAGCGGCAAGGACAGCAGACATTCGAGGATGCCGACCGCCAGGGTCGTCACCCGCACCGTCCAGTCGCGGCGCATAAAAAGCAGCGCCACGGCGGCGATAAGCGGCACGACAATAAGCGCCGTCACCACCGGGAATCCGTTTTGGGTCATCATGAGTATCGCTCCCTTCCCTGCCCGTTACCGCAGCCACACGGCCACGAACACGACCAGGCCGATGGCCACGGCGGCGGCCAGATAATCCTGCAACCGTCCGGTCTGGCTGCGGGCGACCGTCGCCCCGCCGACCTCGCGCACGCCCTTGGCCGAACCGTCCAGGACGCCGTCTATGACCTTGACGTCAAACACGCTGGTGAGAAAACCGGCTTCGATAAGCGCCTTGAGTCCGATCTTCTCGTAGACGTCGGTCCAGATGTTGTCGATGGCGGCGGCCGGCACGCTGACGAGCTTCACAAACCACCGGCCAATGAGGCGGTAGAGGATGTCGAAGTCGAGGTTGCGGCTGGCATGGGGCGGAATGATGGCCCGCATCAGATAAAAACCCAGGCCGGTGAAGCCGAGGATCAGACAGGCCTGGAGCACGTGCCAGGCGGTGTAGGGCTGGTAATCGGTGGGGTACGGCAAGATCCCGTAGAGCAGTTCCGGAAACAGGCCCGTGCCCAGGCACAACAGCGACGAGACGGCCATGCCCAGGTACATGTTCCAGGGGATGGGCTTTAATTCCACGGTGCTTTTCGGCTTGGACCAGAAGGCGAAGTACGGGAGCTTGATGCCAACGGAAAGGAACGTGCCCACGGCGGCCAGCTCCATGCCCAGGGCCAGCCAGGTGCGATGGGCCTCGGCCGCGCCGGTGATGGTCATGGTCTTGGAGACGAAGCCGTTAAAAAGCGGCATGCCCGAGATGGAGACCGCGCCGACCATGTAGCAGATCATGACGAGCGGCAGCCGGGAAGCCAGTCCGCCAAGCTCGGTGAGCTTGGCCGTGCCGGCCGAGTACAGCAGGCAGCCCGCGCCCATAAACAGCAGGCCCTTGTAGAGGATGTGGGCATAGGCGTGGGCGCAGGCCCCGTCGATGGTCATGGCCGTGCCGATGCCGATGCCGCAC
It contains:
- a CDS encoding Na(+)/H(+) antiporter subunit D encodes the protein MAGLDQLAGIHFLHPSIGFLALALVMAFLSNERYMTWRWLLLAPPVLAIFSVMALTFGGDGARELATLHYLGQTLSLGRVDTLALVFANVFAIQSLIGFIYALHVADRGQHMAACLYIAGGFGCVFAGDYVTLFIFWEVMSIGSVFLIWLRGTQAATAAGFRYFLFHIFGGLFLLAGLLLRYAELGTFAFTAVSPEAARYYDYIILIGFLVNAACVPLHAWLPDAYPEATVTGAVFMSAFTTKTAVYVLARAYAGFDILAVAGVVMCLYGVFYATIENNARRILSYHIVSQVGYMVCGIGIGTAMTIDGACAHAYAHILYKGLLFMGAGCLLYSAGTAKLTELGGLASRLPLVMICYMVGAVSISGMPLFNGFVSKTMTITGAAEAHRTWLALGMELAAVGTFLSVGIKLPYFAFWSKPKSTVELKPIPWNMYLGMAVSSLLCLGTGLFPELLYGILPYPTDYQPYTAWHVLQACLILGFTGLGFYLMRAIIPPHASRNLDFDILYRLIGRWFVKLVSVPAAAIDNIWTDVYEKIGLKALIEAGFLTSVFDVKVIDGVLDGSAKGVREVGGATVARSQTGRLQDYLAAAVAIGLVVFVAVWLR